Proteins encoded by one window of Cannabis sativa cultivar Pink pepper isolate KNU-18-1 chromosome 4, ASM2916894v1, whole genome shotgun sequence:
- the LOC133037108 gene encoding uncharacterized protein LOC133037108, whose product MSPSPPPPPAQSPPPSPPQLPVQSPPQSPPPPPAQSPSPSPPPPPAQSSSTSSPPPSAQSSSTSSPPLMPATERKTLSCAAVATEVENPSQMVSLEDDEDDVDGPIFPLKRPPENVDRVKKRAKVEAVNDLATLQRVERERAENEKVEMEKA is encoded by the exons ATGTCGCCATCTCCTCCACCACCCCCTGCGCAAAGCCCGCCGCCATCTCCTCCACAACTTCCTGTGCAAAGCCCGCCGCAATCTCCTCCACCACCTCCTGCGCAAAGCCCGTCACCATCTCCTCCACCACCCCCTGCACAAAGCTCGTCGACGTCGTCTCCTCCACCCTCGGCACAAAGCTCGTCGACATCGTCTCCTCCATTGATGCCTGCGACAGAGAGAAAGACATTGAGTTGTGCGGCT GTGGCCACAGAGGTAGAGAATCCATCACAGATGGTTTCCCTAGaagatgatgaggatgatgtTGACGGGCCGATATTTCCTTTGAAAAGGCCACCAGAGAATGTTGATAGGGTCAAGAAGAGAGCTAAGGTGGAGGCAGTGAATGACCTGGCCACTTTGCAGAGAGTAGAGAGGGAGAGAGCAGAGAATGAGAAAGTCGAAATGGAGAAGgcataa